The genomic DNA CAACCGCAAGTGCACCGCGCCAACTTGCTTGCTTATCAAAAAGTCCGAGGTGCCAGCGGCCTTCCAATAGCGTGAAGCGATCAGCAAACCGTCACCGCTGACTCCCTCTACTGCCACCTTCTTGGCATCCGCTTGCGATTGCTCGACCGACCGCACGTCGGCGCTCCCAGGCGAATCGCACCCCAATGAAATCGCAACGAGGAATTTCACCTCGCCCTCGCGCAATATGGCGAGAGCGTCTCGATAGGGGGACGCTACAATCCTCGGCAGCTGTCGTCAGCGTTACGTCAGCTCGCATGGCAATATGAAGTTGCGGAGAAACTGGAAGACTTTGGTTGGGAAGTTGGCTACAATCCGGCGGATATTTTGCCCCCCCGAACTAGGTAGGAAGTCGTCGCCATGAGATACTGTTGCCCCTATTCGCTCTCTCGTCGAATGTTTTATGTGTTGGCGGTCGCAGTGATTGCGGCTACGCCCGGTTGGTCTCAGGAGGAATCCGCATTTGTCCCACAAGTCATCGGTGAACTTGGTTCTCCCGCGGCGACCACTACGATCGACGGCAAACAATTGCCCGCTCCGGCGGAGAAGTTTGGCGGAAAGATCAAAGACAACGCGGCCCAGTCGAAGGCGTGGTGGGCACCGCGGATCGTGCCTCCCAAAGACGCTCCCAACGTGTTGTTGATCATGACCGACGACGTCGGCTTCGGCGCACCAAGCACCTTTGGCGGCGTCATCCCAACGCCCGCGTTGGATCGAATCGGCAAAGCGGGCCTGCGTTATACGCAGTTCCATTCGACATCGCTCTGCTCGCCAACGCGGGCTGCGTTGATCACCGGCCGCAACCATCACTCCGCTGGCTTCGGTGTGATCTCCGAGCAATCGACGGGTTTCCCTGGGTACAACAGCATCATTGAAAAGGACAAAGCCACGATCGGCCGAATCCTCAAAGACAACGGTTACAGCACGTCATGGTTCGGCAAAGATCACAATGTGCCTACGTTTGAAGCGAGCCAAGTCGGCCCGTTTGACCAATGGCCGATCGGCATGGGATTCGACTATTTCTACGGGTTCGTCGGTGGCGATACGAGCCAATGGCAACCGAACCTATACCGTCAAACAACTCCCATCTATCCTTATGTCGATAATCCCGAGTGGAACCTGACGACCGCGCAAGCGGACGACGCGATCGCGAAACTGAACCAACTGAATCAGATCGATCCGACCAAACCGTTCTTCTGTTATTACGTCCCCGGCGGCACGCACGCACCCCATCACGCGACGCCCGAGTGGATCAAGAAGATCAGCGACATGCATCTTTTTGACGAAGGCTGGAACGAACTTCGCAAAACGATTTTCGCCAACCAAAAGAAATTGGGAGTGATCCCGGCGGATGCCAAACTAACGCCATGGCCCGATGATCTGTTGAAGCATTGGGACGAATTGACCGCTGACGAGAAGAAGCTGTTCATTCGCCAAGTCGAAGTCTACGCCGCCTATCTGGCCTACACCGACCACGAAATTGGCCGCGTCATTCAAGCCGTCGAAGATATGGGGAAACTGGACGACACGCTGATCATCTACATCAGTGGCGACAACGGCGGTAGTGTCGAAGGGACGCTGCTTGGAACACCGAACGAAGTGGCATCGTTTAACGGCGTCAACGTTCCTGTCGATGTCCAACTGAAAGAATTCTACGACGTTTGGGGATCCGATCAGACCTACAATCATATGGCCGTTCCATGGTCGTGGTCGTTCTGCACGCCTTACAGTTGGACCAAGCAGGTTGCTTCGCATCTGGGCGGCGTACGCCAGGGCATGTGCGTTTCGTGGCCGGCGAAGATCAAAGATGCAGGTGGG from Rosistilla carotiformis includes the following:
- a CDS encoding arylsulfatase, whose translation is MRYCCPYSLSRRMFYVLAVAVIAATPGWSQEESAFVPQVIGELGSPAATTTIDGKQLPAPAEKFGGKIKDNAAQSKAWWAPRIVPPKDAPNVLLIMTDDVGFGAPSTFGGVIPTPALDRIGKAGLRYTQFHSTSLCSPTRAALITGRNHHSAGFGVISEQSTGFPGYNSIIEKDKATIGRILKDNGYSTSWFGKDHNVPTFEASQVGPFDQWPIGMGFDYFYGFVGGDTSQWQPNLYRQTTPIYPYVDNPEWNLTTAQADDAIAKLNQLNQIDPTKPFFCYYVPGGTHAPHHATPEWIKKISDMHLFDEGWNELRKTIFANQKKLGVIPADAKLTPWPDDLLKHWDELTADEKKLFIRQVEVYAAYLAYTDHEIGRVIQAVEDMGKLDDTLIIYISGDNGGSVEGTLLGTPNEVASFNGVNVPVDVQLKEFYDVWGSDQTYNHMAVPWSWSFCTPYSWTKQVASHLGGVRQGMCVSWPAKIKDAGGIRHQFHHVIDVVPTILETAGIAAPEEVDGIPQKPIEGVSFAYTFDESNANAPSTHKTQYFEMMGDHAIYHEGWMASTKVVRPPWEIVGAVNQDPVNNVTWELFDLTKDWTQSNDIAAEHPEKLEQMKALFLSEARKYQVLPLDATVATRLVAPRPNITAGRSEFTYTRPMTGVPQGDSPVLINCSYSITADIEVPENGAEGMLLTSGGRFGGYGFYLLKGKPVFLWNLVDLKRQRWEGPDALAPGKHVLEFEFTYDGTGMGTLAFNSLSGIGQSGTGVLKVDGKEVATETLPHTIPLILQWDETFDIGSDTGTPVDDRDYQTPFAFTGTLNKLTLKLNRPQLSPEDVRKLEAAERNNKASE